The Mixophyes fleayi isolate aMixFle1 chromosome 9, aMixFle1.hap1, whole genome shotgun sequence DNA window ACTATTGTGAACAAACTATAGTGGTGTGACACTACGCTGGAAATTGTACCTTCATTGTACAGCCACATTGCAGATCTATTGTCTGCCACATTGtgcattaatttttttaatacagtCTCTTTTTTAATTCTGCCACTACACTTGATCTTTTTTCCAATATAATATCGTCTTGTCTGTGACTTAACTCATTTTAGTACATTACCTTTGTCTCTCAAAAAATGCAATTTCTGCCAAAAAGCTGCttttacatctttattttttaggctGTAAATAAGAGGATTTAAAATTGGAACTGCAGCTGAATTAAAGAGAGAGAGCAGCTTATTGTACTCCAGACTATCGGCTGATATCGGCCTTAGGTATTGATAGATTAGCGTAGTATAGAGAAGGATGACAACTGTGAGGTGTGAGGAACATGTGTAGAAGGCCTTACGTCTGCCACTGCTAGACCTGATCCTTAGTATGGCTGTGATAATAAGAATATAAGAAATAACTGTTAGTAAAAAAGGAGCAAGAACCAAAATGACTACTCCTTCAACGATGAACAGGGTCTCTAAAACAGATGTATCACTGCAAGAGAGCTTTATGACAGGTACAAGATCACAAAAGAAATGGTTGACTATATTGGATCTGTAACAGTGAAATCTTGTCACCAAGACAACATATGGTATTACTTCTAAAAATCCAAGCACCCAACAGACAGTGGCCAAAAGGGCACAAACTCTATGGTTCATGATCATAGTATATCTCAAAGGGTTACAGATGGCAACATATCGGTCATAGCTCATAGCTGTTAAGAACAAGAGTTCATCACTGATCAAAGATCCAAAGAAATACATCTGAGCTATGCAACTTACATATGAAATGTCTCTATTTCCAGTTATACCTATAAGAAGGATGTTGTGTAGAGTAACTGTGGTTGACCACATGTCAATGACGGACAAGTTGGCCAAGAAGAAGTACATgggagtgtggagatgatgatcCATGTAGACCAGT harbors:
- the LOC142101516 gene encoding olfactory receptor 5V1-like, whose translation is MERPNQTMVTYFIIKGITDVPELQAPIFLLVLLIYLGTLGGNMTILLLVYMDHHLHTPMYFFLANLSVIDMWSTTVTLHNILLIGITGNRDISYVSCIAQMYFFGSLISDELLFLTAMSYDRYVAICNPLRYTMIMNHRVCALLATVCWVLGFLEVIPYVVLVTRFHCYRSNIVNHFFCDLVPVIKLSCSDTSVLETLFIVEGVVILVLAPFLLTVISYILIITAILRIRSSSGRRKAFYTCSSHLTVVILLYTTLIYQYLRPISADSLEYNKLLSLFNSAAVPILNPLIYSLKNKDVKAAFWQKLHFLRDKGNVLK